A section of the Clostridium felsineum DSM 794 genome encodes:
- a CDS encoding LacI family DNA-binding transcriptional regulator has protein sequence MAATIRDVARLAKVSPSTVSRVLNDSDKISDKTKDRVRKAIKKLDYHTNAIARSLANNSTKILGLIVPNEAKCLFKNPFFVKTMRGISLCAHESEYYIMYDFGSSEEEEVSVIKKYVQSKMLDGIILLTARENDKCINFLKDLKYPFVVVGRPEDSTGVMWVDNDNFKAMYTLVDNLIRRGADSIAFIGAAKEMNMSRDRLDGYKRALAVHGREIDENIIIEQKSFNEEDGYEAMKKILEVKTPSVVVTTDDLLAFGVLKCLNDIEEKGVSVIGFNNIPLAEYQNPPLASVDINAEKLGYYAAKLLIDSVSNKGIQQNHFIIDTFLKERKSIKLQNGAV, from the coding sequence ATGGCAGCTACTATAAGAGATGTTGCGAGACTTGCAAAGGTGTCACCTTCAACAGTATCTAGGGTGCTAAATGATAGTGATAAAATAAGTGATAAGACTAAAGATAGGGTTCGCAAAGCTATTAAAAAATTAGATTATCACACTAATGCTATAGCTAGGAGTTTAGCCAATAATTCTACTAAAATACTTGGACTAATAGTGCCTAACGAAGCTAAGTGTTTATTTAAAAATCCATTTTTTGTGAAGACTATGAGGGGAATAAGTTTATGTGCCCATGAGAGTGAATACTACATAATGTATGACTTCGGAAGTAGTGAGGAGGAAGAGGTATCTGTTATAAAAAAGTATGTTCAAAGTAAAATGTTAGATGGTATCATACTTTTAACAGCAAGAGAAAACGATAAGTGTATAAACTTTTTAAAGGACCTTAAATATCCCTTTGTTGTTGTTGGAAGACCGGAAGACTCTACTGGTGTTATGTGGGTTGATAATGATAATTTTAAGGCTATGTATACTCTTGTTGATAATCTTATTAGAAGAGGAGCTGACTCTATAGCGTTTATTGGGGCAGCTAAGGAAATGAATATGTCAAGAGATAGACTTGATGGTTATAAAAGAGCTTTGGCAGTGCACGGCAGAGAAATTGATGAAAATATTATAATCGAACAAAAAAGCTTTAATGAAGAAGATGGATATGAAGCAATGAAAAAAATACTAGAAGTTAAAACTCCATCAGTAGTAGTAACAACAGATGATTTATTGGCATTTGGAGTTTTGAAATGTCTAAACGACATAGAGGAGAAGGGAGTATCTGTAATTGGATTTAATAATATTCCACTAGCTGAATACCAAAATCCACCACTTGCATCAGTGGATATAAACGCTGAGAAGTTAGGGTATTATGCAGCGAAATTGCTTATTGATAGTGTAAGTAATAAGGGAATTCAGCAAAATCATTTTATAATAGATACATTTCTTAAAGAGAGGAAATCTATAAAGCTTCAAAATGGTGCTGTATAA